One segment of Rickettsiella grylli DNA contains the following:
- a CDS encoding FeoA family protein produces MAHSLIPLTKLHPGQSAKIVKYSADISPSYRKLLQHLGITPRVTITLIRRAPLGDPLQLQLLGSQFSLRATEACHIYVEYSN; encoded by the coding sequence ATGGCCCACTCTTTAATACCGCTCACCAAGCTGCATCCAGGACAATCCGCTAAGATAGTCAAATACAGTGCTGATATCTCACCTTCTTATCGAAAATTATTACAACATTTAGGCATAACACCCCGAGTGACCATTACTTTAATACGGCGTGCTCCACTGGGAGATCCTCTACAACTTCAACTCTTAGGAAGCCAATTTAGTTTAAGGGCTACTGAAGCCTGTCATATTTATGTCGAATATTCAAACTAA